In the Onychostoma macrolepis isolate SWU-2019 chromosome 09, ASM1243209v1, whole genome shotgun sequence genome, one interval contains:
- the zeb2a gene encoding zinc finger E-box-binding homeobox 2a isoform X4 produces the protein MKERSPCGLLPSDPLLSMKQEIMAEGPRCKRRKQANPRRKNVLSYENVVDAGSGSDEEDRLLGSEGEGSPAGVPSLEASPRVAYAVVSCRGDEENESQDGAGAHVWRHGDLNGSEERKAEYNSMSPDISLHGIGNGTVKGIDASSELESFFSKRKLDDSEGHAESIAEYLQDTVIIYPEDPEEGTRLGTPEANGQDETENDLALRTPDAFAQLLTCPYCDRGYKRLTSLKEHIKYRHEKNDESFPCPLCSDTFAYRTQLERHMATHKPARDQPQLLNEGAGNRKFKCTECGKAFKYKHHLKEHLRIHSGEKPYECSNCKKRFSHSGSYSSHISSKKCIGLISINGRVRHGVNSKPGSSPNSAASSPGSPALAQLRHKLENGRSLSLQDPSAHPDIKSEPIDFNEYRLMIASQQEYGGSFLNGGGHGGSPPGMHGSSQNPQLHLGIGSDSHPLSYPAFLNNMSEVQKVLQIVDNTVSKQKMDGNPEEISKLRAYMKELGSQMEEQNRVLASQQGFLGIGHNSPTKTIIDYTLEKVNEAKACLQSLTEDSKRRPIDIKKERPSHAMDLLSEDKAQERDAQYAPFSCQYCKETFSGPIPLHQHERYLCKMNEEIKAVLKPNDTVPTGRRGLFGSEQQAGVIPSSLERNATSPVNPYKDHMSVLKAYFAMNTEANSEELRKISLAVGLPQEFVKDSFVQWKAQSHHSFSRKRSPPPERSGEINHGLSRESAYARSPVSLSQYGDSTAEIQAITNGDSGHKLSKPHQFTGIRQTNEKPLDSVDHLRGETPSPLNLSSSSSKHSHSSSYTPNSLASEDAHGEPLDLSLPKQVSKAERRPKPNGFSVDHTINSSARETGTEPLNLAHIKKEFNGPNSLGNENQLEKSSSPIFSINPFGGGHMYTSLPPHGAFPPPTFMSTAQASIPGLRPYPGLDPMSFLPPMAYTYAAGAATFAEMQQRRKYQRKPGFQGELLDSAGDYLSGLEDLTDSESLLARKKIKKTESGKRPHQCQICKKAFKHKHHLIEHSRLHSGEKPYQCDKCGKRFSHSGSYSQHMNHRYSYCKREAEEREAAKQDSHDNGGPLEPTELLMRRAYLQGLGPLGFSDPEDQTEDITRENSILRDGSEGGAREAEEAYPEVTDRQETRLAEEEEMETEGQRFDTRSPDGTAKDEKESEVMGGTEDESSEEGKLTSKRNPDGENEDAD, from the exons AGGAGCGAAAAGCAGAGTACAACTCCATGAGCCCTGACATCTCTCTCCATGGAATTGGAAATGGTACAG TTAAGGGTATTGATGCCTCTTCAGAGCTGGAAAGCTTCTTTTCCAAGAGGAAACTGGATGACAGTGAGGGACATGCAGAAAGCATTGCTGAATACCTGCAGGATACCGTTATCATTTACCCAGAGGACCCAGAGGAGGGTACACGACTGGGCACACCAGAGGCCAATGGAcaagatgaaactgaaaatg ATCTGGCACTGAGGACGCCAGATGCCTTTGCCCAACTGTTGACCTGCCCCTACTGTGACCGGGGCTACAAGCGGCTGACCTCCCTAAAGGAGCACATCAAGTACCGACATGAGAAAAACGATGAGAGCTTCCCCTGTCCCCTGTGCAGTGACACCTTCGCCTACCGCACCCAGCTAGAGCGCCATATGGCCACACATAAGCCTGCCAGAGATCAG CCTCAACTGCTAAACGAAGGGGCTGGTAACCGCAAATTCAAATGCACAGAGTGTGGCAAAGCCTTCAAATATAAGCATCATTTGAAGGAGCACCTCCGCATTCACAGTG gtgaAAAGCCATATGAGTGCTCCAACTGCAAGAAACGCTTCTCCCACTCTGGCTCCTACAGCTCCCACATAAGTAGCAAGAAGTGCATTGGCCTTATCTCTATTAATGGACGGGTACGCCATGGAGTCAACAGCAAGCCTGGCTCATCACCAAATTCTGCTGCATCCTCCCCTGGCAGTCCTGCCTTAGCTCAGCTCCGTCACAAACTGGAGAACGGCAGGTCCTTGAGCCTTCAAGACCCATCTGCTCACCCAGACATCAAGTCAGAGCCCATAGACTTCAATGAATACCGTCTTATGATCGCATCTCAACAAGAATATGGTGGGTCATTTCTCAATGGCGGTGGTCATGGAGGTAGTCCTCCAGGGATGCACGGTTCATCTCAGAACCCCCAGCTACATCTGGGCATTGGGTCGGATTCTCATCCATTGAGCTATCCAGCGTTCCTCAACAACATGAGTGAggttcaaaaggttcttcagattgtGGACAACACAGTTAGCAAACAGAAGATGGATGGCAACCCTGAAGAGATCTCTAAGCTCAGAGCATACATGAAGGAATTAGGCTCCCAGATGGAAGAGCAGAATCGGGTACTGGCCTCTCAGCAAGGCTTCCTTGGCATTGGTCACAACAGTCCCACCAAGACTATCATTGACTACACACTGGAAAAAGTCAATGAAGCCAAAGCGTGTCTCCAGAGTTTAACAGAAGATTCGAAGAGACGGCCCATAGATATCAAAAAAGAAAGACCCAGCCATGCCATGGATCTTCTATCTGAAGATAAAGCACAGGAGAGGGATGCGCAGTACGCACCATTCTCGTGTCAGTACTGCAAGGAGACTTTTTCTGGCCCTATTCCATTACATCAACACGAGCGATATCTCTGCAAGATGAACGAGGAGATCAAGGCTGTCCTCAAACCTAATGATACTGTACCAACTGGCCGCAGGGGGCTTTTCGGCTCAGAGCAGCAGGCTGGTGTGATCCCCTCATCCCTTGAGAGGAATGCCACCAGCCCAGTCAACCCCTACAAGGATCACATGTCAGTACTGAAAGCCTACTTTGCCATGAACACTGAGGCCAACTCAGAGGAATTGAGGAAGATCTCCCTGGCAGTAGGTCTTCCTCAGGAGTTTGTGAAGGATTcgtttgtgcaatggaaagctCAGTCTCATCATAGCTTCTCTAGGAAAAGATCTCCTCCCCCTGAACGAAGTGGAGAGATCAACCATGGCTTGAGCAGGGAGTCAGCATATGCCCGGTCACCTGTTTCACTAAGCCAATACGGCGACTCGACAGCAGAGATCCAAGCCATCACAAATGGGGATTCAGGGCACAAGTTGTCCAAACCGCATCAGTTTACAGGCATTAGGCAGACCAATGAAAAGCCGCTTGACTCTGTGGACCACTTGAGAGGTGAGACACCCTCACCTTTGAATCTCTCATCATCATCTTCCAAACACTCACATAGTAGTTCGTACACCCCTAACAGCCTCGCCTCTGAGGATGCCCATGGGGAACCACTGGACTTGTCTTTGCCAAAACAAGTTTCCAAGGCAGAACGGAGGCCAAAACCGAATGGCTTTTCTGTTGACCACACTATCAACTCCTCTGCACGTGAAACAGGAACAGAGCCTTTAAATCTGGCTCACATCAAGAAGGAGTTCAATGGGCCCAACAGTTTGGGCAATGAAAATCAGCTGGAGAAAAGCTCGAGCCCTATCTTTAGCATAAACCCTTTTGGTGGCGGGCACATGTACACCTCGCTTCCTCCTCATGGAGCATTCCCTCCTCCTACTTTCATGTCTACGGCTCAAGCCAGCATCCCGGGACTCAGGCCCTACCCAGGGTTGGATCCCATGAGTTTCCTTCCACCTATGGCTTATACTTACGCAGCAGGGGCAGCCACTTTTGCTGAGATGCAGCAACGCCGGAAGTACCAGCGGAAACCAGGCTTCCag GGGGAGCTACTGGACAGCGCAGGGGACTATCTGTCAGGGCTAGAGGACCTGACAGACAGCGAGTCGCTGCTCGCCCGGAAGAAGATTAAGAAGACTGAAAGTG GAAAGCGGCCTCATCAGTGCCAGATTTGCAAGAAGGCCTTCAAACACAAGCACCACCTCATCGAGCACTCGCGCCTGCATTCAGGCGAGAAACCCTATCAGTGCGACAAATGTGGCAAGCGCTTCTCCCACTCTGGCTCTTACTCGCAGCACATGAACCACCGATATTCCTACTGCAAACGGGAGGCGGAGGAGCGCGAGGCCGCCAAACAAGATAGCCACGACAATGGCGGACCCTTGGAGCCCACGGAGCTCCTCATGCGTCGGGCTTACCTTCAAGGCCTCGGGCCCCTGGGCTTTTCGGATCCAGAGGACCAGACCGAGGACATCACACGAGAAAACTCCATCTTGAGAGATGGTTCTGAGGGCGGTGCCAGGGAGGCAGAGGAGGCATATCCGGAAGTGACTGACAGGCAAGAGACAAGGTTGGCTGAAGAAGAGGAAATGGAGACTGAGGGGCAGAGATTTGACACTCGGAGCCCTGATGGGACAGCAAAAGATGAGAAAGAGAGCGAAGTAATGGGAGGGACAGAGGACGAGAGCTCGGAAGAGGGGAAATTGACGAGCAAAAGAAATCCTGACGGCGAGAATGAGGATGCTGATTAA
- the zeb2a gene encoding zinc finger E-box-binding homeobox 2a isoform X5, which produces MSPDISLHGIGNGTVKGIDASSELESFFSKRKLDDSEGHAESIAEYLQDTVIIYPEDPEEGTRLGTPEANGQDETENDLALRTPDAFAQLLTCPYCDRGYKRLTSLKEHIKYRHEKNDESFPCPLCSDTFAYRTQLERHMATHKPARDQPQLLNEGAGNRKFKCTECGKAFKYKHHLKEHLRIHSGEKPYECSNCKKRFSHSGSYSSHISSKKCIGLISINGRVRHGVNSKPGSSPNSAASSPGSPALAQLRHKLENGRSLSLQDPSAHPDIKSEPIDFNEYRLMIASQQEYGGSFLNGGGHGGSPPGMHGSSQNPQLHLGIGSDSHPLSYPAFLNNMSEVQKVLQIVDNTVSKQKMDGNPEEISKLRAYMKELGSQMEEQNRVLASQQGFLGIGHNSPTKTIIDYTLEKVNEAKACLQSLTEDSKRRPIDIKKERPSHAMDLLSEDKAQERDAQYAPFSCQYCKETFSGPIPLHQHERYLCKMNEEIKAVLKPNDTVPTGRRGLFGSEQQAGVIPSSLERNATSPVNPYKDHMSVLKAYFAMNTEANSEELRKISLAVGLPQEFVKDSFVQWKAQSHHSFSRKRSPPPERSGEINHGLSRESAYARSPVSLSQYGDSTAEIQAITNGDSGHKLSKPHQFTGIRQTNEKPLDSVDHLRGETPSPLNLSSSSSKHSHSSSYTPNSLASEDAHGEPLDLSLPKQVSKAERRPKPNGFSVDHTINSSARETGTEPLNLAHIKKEFNGPNSLGNENQLEKSSSPIFSINPFGGGHMYTSLPPHGAFPPPTFMSTAQASIPGLRPYPGLDPMSFLPPMAYTYAAGAATFAEMQQRRKYQRKPGFQGELLDSAGDYLSGLEDLTDSESLLARKKIKKTESGMYACDLCDKTFQKTSSLLRHKYEHTGKRPHQCQICKKAFKHKHHLIEHSRLHSGEKPYQCDKCGKRFSHSGSYSQHMNHRYSYCKREAEEREAAKQDSHDNGGPLEPTELLMRRAYLQGLGPLGFSDPEDQTEDITRENSILRDGSEGGAREAEEAYPEVTDRQETRLAEEEEMETEGQRFDTRSPDGTAKDEKESEVMGGTEDESSEEGKLTSKRNPDGENEDAD; this is translated from the exons ATGAGCCCTGACATCTCTCTCCATGGAATTGGAAATGGTACAG TTAAGGGTATTGATGCCTCTTCAGAGCTGGAAAGCTTCTTTTCCAAGAGGAAACTGGATGACAGTGAGGGACATGCAGAAAGCATTGCTGAATACCTGCAGGATACCGTTATCATTTACCCAGAGGACCCAGAGGAGGGTACACGACTGGGCACACCAGAGGCCAATGGAcaagatgaaactgaaaatg ATCTGGCACTGAGGACGCCAGATGCCTTTGCCCAACTGTTGACCTGCCCCTACTGTGACCGGGGCTACAAGCGGCTGACCTCCCTAAAGGAGCACATCAAGTACCGACATGAGAAAAACGATGAGAGCTTCCCCTGTCCCCTGTGCAGTGACACCTTCGCCTACCGCACCCAGCTAGAGCGCCATATGGCCACACATAAGCCTGCCAGAGATCAG CCTCAACTGCTAAACGAAGGGGCTGGTAACCGCAAATTCAAATGCACAGAGTGTGGCAAAGCCTTCAAATATAAGCATCATTTGAAGGAGCACCTCCGCATTCACAGTG gtgaAAAGCCATATGAGTGCTCCAACTGCAAGAAACGCTTCTCCCACTCTGGCTCCTACAGCTCCCACATAAGTAGCAAGAAGTGCATTGGCCTTATCTCTATTAATGGACGGGTACGCCATGGAGTCAACAGCAAGCCTGGCTCATCACCAAATTCTGCTGCATCCTCCCCTGGCAGTCCTGCCTTAGCTCAGCTCCGTCACAAACTGGAGAACGGCAGGTCCTTGAGCCTTCAAGACCCATCTGCTCACCCAGACATCAAGTCAGAGCCCATAGACTTCAATGAATACCGTCTTATGATCGCATCTCAACAAGAATATGGTGGGTCATTTCTCAATGGCGGTGGTCATGGAGGTAGTCCTCCAGGGATGCACGGTTCATCTCAGAACCCCCAGCTACATCTGGGCATTGGGTCGGATTCTCATCCATTGAGCTATCCAGCGTTCCTCAACAACATGAGTGAggttcaaaaggttcttcagattgtGGACAACACAGTTAGCAAACAGAAGATGGATGGCAACCCTGAAGAGATCTCTAAGCTCAGAGCATACATGAAGGAATTAGGCTCCCAGATGGAAGAGCAGAATCGGGTACTGGCCTCTCAGCAAGGCTTCCTTGGCATTGGTCACAACAGTCCCACCAAGACTATCATTGACTACACACTGGAAAAAGTCAATGAAGCCAAAGCGTGTCTCCAGAGTTTAACAGAAGATTCGAAGAGACGGCCCATAGATATCAAAAAAGAAAGACCCAGCCATGCCATGGATCTTCTATCTGAAGATAAAGCACAGGAGAGGGATGCGCAGTACGCACCATTCTCGTGTCAGTACTGCAAGGAGACTTTTTCTGGCCCTATTCCATTACATCAACACGAGCGATATCTCTGCAAGATGAACGAGGAGATCAAGGCTGTCCTCAAACCTAATGATACTGTACCAACTGGCCGCAGGGGGCTTTTCGGCTCAGAGCAGCAGGCTGGTGTGATCCCCTCATCCCTTGAGAGGAATGCCACCAGCCCAGTCAACCCCTACAAGGATCACATGTCAGTACTGAAAGCCTACTTTGCCATGAACACTGAGGCCAACTCAGAGGAATTGAGGAAGATCTCCCTGGCAGTAGGTCTTCCTCAGGAGTTTGTGAAGGATTcgtttgtgcaatggaaagctCAGTCTCATCATAGCTTCTCTAGGAAAAGATCTCCTCCCCCTGAACGAAGTGGAGAGATCAACCATGGCTTGAGCAGGGAGTCAGCATATGCCCGGTCACCTGTTTCACTAAGCCAATACGGCGACTCGACAGCAGAGATCCAAGCCATCACAAATGGGGATTCAGGGCACAAGTTGTCCAAACCGCATCAGTTTACAGGCATTAGGCAGACCAATGAAAAGCCGCTTGACTCTGTGGACCACTTGAGAGGTGAGACACCCTCACCTTTGAATCTCTCATCATCATCTTCCAAACACTCACATAGTAGTTCGTACACCCCTAACAGCCTCGCCTCTGAGGATGCCCATGGGGAACCACTGGACTTGTCTTTGCCAAAACAAGTTTCCAAGGCAGAACGGAGGCCAAAACCGAATGGCTTTTCTGTTGACCACACTATCAACTCCTCTGCACGTGAAACAGGAACAGAGCCTTTAAATCTGGCTCACATCAAGAAGGAGTTCAATGGGCCCAACAGTTTGGGCAATGAAAATCAGCTGGAGAAAAGCTCGAGCCCTATCTTTAGCATAAACCCTTTTGGTGGCGGGCACATGTACACCTCGCTTCCTCCTCATGGAGCATTCCCTCCTCCTACTTTCATGTCTACGGCTCAAGCCAGCATCCCGGGACTCAGGCCCTACCCAGGGTTGGATCCCATGAGTTTCCTTCCACCTATGGCTTATACTTACGCAGCAGGGGCAGCCACTTTTGCTGAGATGCAGCAACGCCGGAAGTACCAGCGGAAACCAGGCTTCCag GGGGAGCTACTGGACAGCGCAGGGGACTATCTGTCAGGGCTAGAGGACCTGACAGACAGCGAGTCGCTGCTCGCCCGGAAGAAGATTAAGAAGACTGAAAGTGGTATGTACGCGTGTGACTTGTGCGACAAAACATTCCAGAAGACCAGTTCCCTCCTAAGACACAAATATGAGCACACAG GAAAGCGGCCTCATCAGTGCCAGATTTGCAAGAAGGCCTTCAAACACAAGCACCACCTCATCGAGCACTCGCGCCTGCATTCAGGCGAGAAACCCTATCAGTGCGACAAATGTGGCAAGCGCTTCTCCCACTCTGGCTCTTACTCGCAGCACATGAACCACCGATATTCCTACTGCAAACGGGAGGCGGAGGAGCGCGAGGCCGCCAAACAAGATAGCCACGACAATGGCGGACCCTTGGAGCCCACGGAGCTCCTCATGCGTCGGGCTTACCTTCAAGGCCTCGGGCCCCTGGGCTTTTCGGATCCAGAGGACCAGACCGAGGACATCACACGAGAAAACTCCATCTTGAGAGATGGTTCTGAGGGCGGTGCCAGGGAGGCAGAGGAGGCATATCCGGAAGTGACTGACAGGCAAGAGACAAGGTTGGCTGAAGAAGAGGAAATGGAGACTGAGGGGCAGAGATTTGACACTCGGAGCCCTGATGGGACAGCAAAAGATGAGAAAGAGAGCGAAGTAATGGGAGGGACAGAGGACGAGAGCTCGGAAGAGGGGAAATTGACGAGCAAAAGAAATCCTGACGGCGAGAATGAGGATGCTGATTAA
- the zeb2a gene encoding zinc finger E-box-binding homeobox 2a isoform X2: MKERSPCGLLPSDPLLSMKQEIMAEGPRCKRRKQANPRRKNVLSYENVVDAGSGSDEEDRLLGSEGEGSPAGVPSLEASPRVAYAVVSCRGDEENESQDGAGAHVWRHGDLNGSEERKAEYNSMSPDISLHGIGNGTVKGIDASSELESFFSKRKLDDSEGHAESIAEYLQDTVIIYPEDPEEGTRLGTPEANGQDETENDLALRTPDAFAQLLTCPYCDRGYKRLTSLKEHIKYRHEKNDESFPCPLCSDTFAYRTQLERHMATHKPARDQPQLLNEGAGNRKFKCTECGKAFKYKHHLKEHLRIHSGEKPYECSNCKKRFSHSGSYSSHISSKKCIGLISINGRVRHGVNSKPGSSPNSAASSPGSPALAQLRHKLENGRSLSLQDPSAHPDIKSEPIDFNEYRLMIASQQEYGGSFLNGGGHGGSPPGMHGSSQNPQLHLGIGSDSHPLSYPAFLNNMSEVQKVLQIVDNTVSKQKMDGNPEEISKLRAYMKELGSQMEEQNRVLASQQGFLGIGHNSPTKTIIDYTLEKVNEAKACLQSLTEDSKRRPIDIKKERPSHAMDLLSEDKAQERDAQYAPFSCQYCKETFSGPIPLHQHERYLCKMNEEIKAVLKPNDTVPTGRRGLFGSEQQAGVIPSSLERNATSPVNPYKDHMSVLKAYFAMNTEANSEELRKISLAVGLPQEFVKDSFVQWKAQSHHSFSRKRSPPPERSGEINHGLSRESAYARSPVSLSQYGDSTAEIQAITNGDSGHKLSKPHQFTGIRQTNEKPLDSVDHLRGETPSPLNLSSSSSKHSHSSSYTPNSLASEDAHGEPLDLSLPKQVSKAERRPKPNGFSVDHTINSSARETGTEPLNLAHIKKEFNGPNSLGNENQLEKSSSPIFSINPFGGGHMYTSLPPHGAFPPPTFMSTAQASIPGLRPYPGLDPMSFLPPMAYTYAAGAATFAEMQQRRKYQRKPGFQGELLDSAGDYLSGLEDLTDSESLLARKKIKKTESGMYACDLCDKTFQKTSSLLRHKYEHTGKRPHQCQICKKAFKHKHHLIEHSRLHSGEKPYQCDKCGKRFSHSGSYSQHMNHRYSYCKREAEEREAAKQDSHDNGGPLEPTELLMRRAYLQGLGPLGFSDPEDQTEDITRENSILRDGSEGGAREAEEAYPEVTDRQETRLAEEEEMETEGQRFDTRSPDGTAKDEKESEVMGGTEDESSEEGKLTSKRNPDGENEDAD, translated from the exons AGGAGCGAAAAGCAGAGTACAACTCCATGAGCCCTGACATCTCTCTCCATGGAATTGGAAATGGTACAG TTAAGGGTATTGATGCCTCTTCAGAGCTGGAAAGCTTCTTTTCCAAGAGGAAACTGGATGACAGTGAGGGACATGCAGAAAGCATTGCTGAATACCTGCAGGATACCGTTATCATTTACCCAGAGGACCCAGAGGAGGGTACACGACTGGGCACACCAGAGGCCAATGGAcaagatgaaactgaaaatg ATCTGGCACTGAGGACGCCAGATGCCTTTGCCCAACTGTTGACCTGCCCCTACTGTGACCGGGGCTACAAGCGGCTGACCTCCCTAAAGGAGCACATCAAGTACCGACATGAGAAAAACGATGAGAGCTTCCCCTGTCCCCTGTGCAGTGACACCTTCGCCTACCGCACCCAGCTAGAGCGCCATATGGCCACACATAAGCCTGCCAGAGATCAG CCTCAACTGCTAAACGAAGGGGCTGGTAACCGCAAATTCAAATGCACAGAGTGTGGCAAAGCCTTCAAATATAAGCATCATTTGAAGGAGCACCTCCGCATTCACAGTG gtgaAAAGCCATATGAGTGCTCCAACTGCAAGAAACGCTTCTCCCACTCTGGCTCCTACAGCTCCCACATAAGTAGCAAGAAGTGCATTGGCCTTATCTCTATTAATGGACGGGTACGCCATGGAGTCAACAGCAAGCCTGGCTCATCACCAAATTCTGCTGCATCCTCCCCTGGCAGTCCTGCCTTAGCTCAGCTCCGTCACAAACTGGAGAACGGCAGGTCCTTGAGCCTTCAAGACCCATCTGCTCACCCAGACATCAAGTCAGAGCCCATAGACTTCAATGAATACCGTCTTATGATCGCATCTCAACAAGAATATGGTGGGTCATTTCTCAATGGCGGTGGTCATGGAGGTAGTCCTCCAGGGATGCACGGTTCATCTCAGAACCCCCAGCTACATCTGGGCATTGGGTCGGATTCTCATCCATTGAGCTATCCAGCGTTCCTCAACAACATGAGTGAggttcaaaaggttcttcagattgtGGACAACACAGTTAGCAAACAGAAGATGGATGGCAACCCTGAAGAGATCTCTAAGCTCAGAGCATACATGAAGGAATTAGGCTCCCAGATGGAAGAGCAGAATCGGGTACTGGCCTCTCAGCAAGGCTTCCTTGGCATTGGTCACAACAGTCCCACCAAGACTATCATTGACTACACACTGGAAAAAGTCAATGAAGCCAAAGCGTGTCTCCAGAGTTTAACAGAAGATTCGAAGAGACGGCCCATAGATATCAAAAAAGAAAGACCCAGCCATGCCATGGATCTTCTATCTGAAGATAAAGCACAGGAGAGGGATGCGCAGTACGCACCATTCTCGTGTCAGTACTGCAAGGAGACTTTTTCTGGCCCTATTCCATTACATCAACACGAGCGATATCTCTGCAAGATGAACGAGGAGATCAAGGCTGTCCTCAAACCTAATGATACTGTACCAACTGGCCGCAGGGGGCTTTTCGGCTCAGAGCAGCAGGCTGGTGTGATCCCCTCATCCCTTGAGAGGAATGCCACCAGCCCAGTCAACCCCTACAAGGATCACATGTCAGTACTGAAAGCCTACTTTGCCATGAACACTGAGGCCAACTCAGAGGAATTGAGGAAGATCTCCCTGGCAGTAGGTCTTCCTCAGGAGTTTGTGAAGGATTcgtttgtgcaatggaaagctCAGTCTCATCATAGCTTCTCTAGGAAAAGATCTCCTCCCCCTGAACGAAGTGGAGAGATCAACCATGGCTTGAGCAGGGAGTCAGCATATGCCCGGTCACCTGTTTCACTAAGCCAATACGGCGACTCGACAGCAGAGATCCAAGCCATCACAAATGGGGATTCAGGGCACAAGTTGTCCAAACCGCATCAGTTTACAGGCATTAGGCAGACCAATGAAAAGCCGCTTGACTCTGTGGACCACTTGAGAGGTGAGACACCCTCACCTTTGAATCTCTCATCATCATCTTCCAAACACTCACATAGTAGTTCGTACACCCCTAACAGCCTCGCCTCTGAGGATGCCCATGGGGAACCACTGGACTTGTCTTTGCCAAAACAAGTTTCCAAGGCAGAACGGAGGCCAAAACCGAATGGCTTTTCTGTTGACCACACTATCAACTCCTCTGCACGTGAAACAGGAACAGAGCCTTTAAATCTGGCTCACATCAAGAAGGAGTTCAATGGGCCCAACAGTTTGGGCAATGAAAATCAGCTGGAGAAAAGCTCGAGCCCTATCTTTAGCATAAACCCTTTTGGTGGCGGGCACATGTACACCTCGCTTCCTCCTCATGGAGCATTCCCTCCTCCTACTTTCATGTCTACGGCTCAAGCCAGCATCCCGGGACTCAGGCCCTACCCAGGGTTGGATCCCATGAGTTTCCTTCCACCTATGGCTTATACTTACGCAGCAGGGGCAGCCACTTTTGCTGAGATGCAGCAACGCCGGAAGTACCAGCGGAAACCAGGCTTCCag GGGGAGCTACTGGACAGCGCAGGGGACTATCTGTCAGGGCTAGAGGACCTGACAGACAGCGAGTCGCTGCTCGCCCGGAAGAAGATTAAGAAGACTGAAAGTGGTATGTACGCGTGTGACTTGTGCGACAAAACATTCCAGAAGACCAGTTCCCTCCTAAGACACAAATATGAGCACACAG GAAAGCGGCCTCATCAGTGCCAGATTTGCAAGAAGGCCTTCAAACACAAGCACCACCTCATCGAGCACTCGCGCCTGCATTCAGGCGAGAAACCCTATCAGTGCGACAAATGTGGCAAGCGCTTCTCCCACTCTGGCTCTTACTCGCAGCACATGAACCACCGATATTCCTACTGCAAACGGGAGGCGGAGGAGCGCGAGGCCGCCAAACAAGATAGCCACGACAATGGCGGACCCTTGGAGCCCACGGAGCTCCTCATGCGTCGGGCTTACCTTCAAGGCCTCGGGCCCCTGGGCTTTTCGGATCCAGAGGACCAGACCGAGGACATCACACGAGAAAACTCCATCTTGAGAGATGGTTCTGAGGGCGGTGCCAGGGAGGCAGAGGAGGCATATCCGGAAGTGACTGACAGGCAAGAGACAAGGTTGGCTGAAGAAGAGGAAATGGAGACTGAGGGGCAGAGATTTGACACTCGGAGCCCTGATGGGACAGCAAAAGATGAGAAAGAGAGCGAAGTAATGGGAGGGACAGAGGACGAGAGCTCGGAAGAGGGGAAATTGACGAGCAAAAGAAATCCTGACGGCGAGAATGAGGATGCTGATTAA